The window TCGAAGAGCGCGACAAGGCCAACTGGCGCGCCGCGTTGCGGGCCGAGGCGAAGGACCGGATGGCGGCGGGCGCCGTCAACGGCCGCACCCGCATGACGCTCAAGGAGATCGGGGCCTCTCAGACCGAGCTGCTGGTCGAAACCGACGTCAACATCCTCGGGAAGATCGGGGAATTCGGGCAGCCGATCATCCGCCGCAAAGCGGACGCGATGCTCAAGGAATTCGTCGAGAACATCAAGAAGCAGCTAACCGCGCAGTAGCCCCCCGTCGCGGCCGGCCTCGCCGGCCTCGGCGCTCTCGCGGGCCGCCTCGTCGCCAACCGGCTGCCCCAGCACGCGCGCATAGCAATCTTCCGCCAGCTGCTTGCGGCCGGCGGAATTGTCGGGATAGCGAAAGCACTCCACCGCCGGCTGGATCGTGACCAGGGCCTCCACGCTCCGCGCCGCCATCAGCCGCCAGAAGTGGCTGATGAAATCCATGTCGCCGTACCAGTAGACCAGATCCCGGTTGGCGGCGGTGACAGGCCGATCCTCGATCGACTTGTAGACCAGCGTCACCGGCACAATGACGCAGCGCGCCCGCAACGGCCCTGCCAGCGGCGCCGTCTGGAAGCGCAGCATGCGGTCTCCGTTGGTCGAGGTACCCTCAGGAAAAAGCAGGACGTTGGCCTCCTGCTTGAGCTTGCGGGTGATCTCTTCGACCACTCCCGAGATCTTCTGCCTGTGCTGTCGGTCGATGAAAATCGCGCCGCAGAGCTGGTTCCACAGGCCGATGATCGGCCAGCGTTTGACCTCCTTCTTGGTCACGTAAACCACGGGGAAGATGCTGCCGAGCACGATGCCGTCGACGTAGCTCAAGTGGTTGCTGATGATCACGTAACCGCCCCGCTCCAGCCGCCCTTCGTTCCCGAGCACCGTGACCTTGATGTTCAGGATGAACCGCAGGAGCAACGTGAAGCTGCGCACCAGGCGGCTGACGATCTTCCAGCGATTGGGGATTCGCAGGACGCTGATCCAGAAATGCGCCCAGGCGACCAGCGCGAAGAAGAACGCCCAGAGGGAAAGAACCGCGAAGAGCTTTACCCAGCGCATCGCTCGCTACGCTCCGACGCCGATCCGGCGAAGATAATCGCCCTGCAGGCTGCCGATGTCGAGGAGCAGGAAGAAATCCGTGGTCCCGAACTCCGCATCAAGAGCGGGCGGCCCGCAGACCACGGCCCCGAGCCGTAAATAGCCCTTGATCAGGCTGGGAAGCTTGAGGAAAAGCCCTTGCTCCTCGGCGATCTCGACGTCTTCCCTGAGGTTTTCGAAACGGCAGGAGGGAAGCGGCTGGACGCGAAACCGCTCCGGCGCGTAGTGATCGCGCTTGAGCAACGCGTAAATTTCGCTCACCTGCTGCGGGTCGGCGGTGTAAAGACTCGCGCAGCCGAACAGGAACCGCACGTGATTCCGCCTGACGTAATCCCCGATGGTCTCCCACATGAGCGGGATCAAGGAGCGATCGCGAAAATCCTTGCGGGCGCAGGTTCGCCCGAGCTCGAGCAGCTCGCCGCCGAGCTTCTTAATGTTCGAGAGGTCGAATTCTTTTTCCGAATAGAAACCGATGTGCCGTCGCGCCTGCGACCCGAGAAGCAAGCGGTAAGTTCCGATCACCTCCCGGCCCGCGGGCTCGCGCACGATCAAGTGCTCGCAGAAACGGTCGAACTCGTCGACGTCCAGACCGGACGCGTAAGAGGACTTGAGTCCTCTGCCCATCTCCAGGTTGAACACCTCGAACCTCAACCGTTGCGCCTCGCGGACCGCGCCCGGGTCGGTGGTGATGGTAATGTCGAAATCGGGCATCCGAAAAAGGACTGTCAGCGGGTTCGTCGGTACGGAGACGTCGCACCCGGCCCGCTCGGGCCGAGACCTCCTGGCCGCAGCGCTTGGCGGCGGCTCATTCGTTCAAAAGTCCAGGGTAAAAACGAGAAACCCGGGAACCAGAAGCCGCAAACTATCCTTCCGTGGCGGTTCACCTGTCGATTCAGCTCCTTCAAATAACACAGCGCCCTCGCTTTTGGAACGCTGCAGCGGAGTCAGCCGTGCGTCCAGCGGGGTTTTCGCTTTTCCAGGAAAGCCTGCACTCCTTCTTCGACGTCCCGGGTCCGAAGCAGGTCGTCGCGGTAAATCTCCTCGGCGCGCCGGAGGGCGGCCGAAAAGTCGCGCTGCGACAGCTCGCGCAACCCCTTGAGCGTGATGCGGAGAACCGCGCTGCTCTTTTCCAGCAGCTCCGTCAGCAGCGCTTCCAACCCGCTCCCGAGCTCGGCGGGAGGGTAGACGCGGCTGACGAGCCCCATCGCGTGGGCCTCCCGCGCCGAGAAGCGCCGTCCGGTGAGGATCATCTCGGCTGCCCGGCGATAGCCGATCAATGCGGAAAAGCACGCTAGCGCCACCGGCGGATAGCAGCCGACGTCGATCTCCGGGGTGGCAAAGACGCTGTCCTCGGAGGCGATCACCAGGTCGCACGCCATGGCGAGCTCGCAGCCGCCGCCGAGGCAGAGCCCCCGCACCGCGGCCAACGTCACCTGCGGCAGGCTCCACAGCCGGCGGATCACACCGTGGACCGTCTCCAGCATCTCGGGCACCTTTTCCTTGACGTGGTCTCGAACGTCCACGCCCGCCGAAAACGCCCGCTCCCCCGCTCCCCGCAGCACGACCACGTCCAGGGACGGCTCGCGCGCCGCCGAGGCGAGAGCCCGATCCAGCTCCCGGAGCGTTTCGAGGTCCAGAACGTTGAGCGGTGGCCGATCGACCGAAACGACGGCCACGCGCTCTCTCCTTTCCAGCCCGACTGCCATGCGTTCCACTCAATCAATCGGCGGGAACCTGAACCGGGCCGCTCGGTGCGAGCCCGGTCGCCGGTTCCGCGCGCGGTTCGGGAATCGCGAGCACGATGAGGTTGGCGAGCAGGATCGTACCCGCAAGAAAATAAAAAGCCGCAAGGACTCCCCAGCGATCGGCGATCACGCCGCAAAGGACCGGAGAGAGCGAGCTCAGGAGCGACTGCGACGCCGAGAAAAAGCTCACCATTGTGCCCCCCAGCTCCTTGGGCGCGAGATCGAGGACCCAGGCCCAGATGACCGGCCTGACCGCGTACAGGAAGAAGCCCAGGAGCGCCAGCGCCGTGACGAACAACCAGGTGACCCGGAACACGGCGAGAACCACCAGAACCGCGCTCGCGGACGCCAGACCTGCCGTGAGCACCCGTTTCCGGCCGCCCCGGTCCGAGAGCGTCCCCGCGATCGGCGTTCCGATCATCCCCGCGGTTTGCGTCAGCGAGAGATAGAGGCCGGCCGCCGCGCTCGAAAGCCCCAGCGTGTGCGTGAGATAGATGGGAAGGAAGGTGTGGAGCCCCTGCTGCGTCATCGAGCGCAGCCCGGCCGCGACTACGAGCAGCAGGACGCTGGGGTTGCGCGCCGTGGCCCTGAGCCCCGCCAGATAGGCGCCCAGCGACAAGCCCCGGCTCGCCGCGACGCGTGTCGGCAGCTTTCCGAACAAGAACCTCCAGAGAAGGAGCGCGACGATCACGCCGGGAATGAGATTCAAGAAAAGTACGTTGCGCCACGACAGCGACAACAGCAGCACTCCGATCACGAGCGGCGCGATGCTCTCGCCCACGTTCGGCCCGATCGCGTGGATGGCGATGGCGAAGCCGCGGCGCTCGGGATATCTTTCGGACAGGGTCGAGATCGCCGCCGGATGCCACAGATAGTTGCCGACGCCGACGAAAGCCATGAACAACGCGACCCAGAAGAAGCTGTGGCTCAGGCCCACGAGAAAATAGGGAACCCCCGTGCAGATCAACGCCAGAGCCATGAGCAGCGCCTTCTGGCCCACCAGATCCACGAGCAAACCCGCCGGAAGGTTGACGAGGAAGTTGGCCGCCGCGCGAATCGTTATGAGAAAACCGGCCTGGCCGTAGGTGAGACCCAGCTCGGTGACCAGGAACGGGAGCATCAGGTAGAAAGTGGCCGGACACCAGTGGGTGAAGGCGTGGCCTACGGAGATGAGCCAGAGCACCCCGTCGGTCTCCTTGATCTCCCGCAGCTTCTGCAAAAACGCTTCTTTTCGCGACATGGTCGAGCTCAGCGACTCTTTTGATTCTCTTATGCCAGGACGGGAACGTTTACAAGAACGTCGAGCGGCAACGATTGATTTGACAAAGCGGAAGGAGGCCCCTAAACTGGCCCCATCATGCTCCGAATTGGGGGGCTTATGCGCGCTTTGCAAGTCGCGGTCGTGGTCGCGGCGCTCGCTTCGGTCCCGGCCGCAAAGCCGGTCCAGGCCGCTCCCGACGAGTACGACGACAGCCAGTCCCATCCGCTCAGGGTGGCGGCCTATCTCGTGCACCCCGGCGGCGTGCTTCTGGAATGGGTGATCTTCCGGCCCCTTCACCTGCTCGTGAGCGGAACCGAGTTCCAGGAAAAGATCTTCGGCCATACTCCCCACCCGCCGATCATGGCCGATCCCGACAAGCCCTACGGCGCGATGCAGAGCGCTCCGCGGCGGGGGTCCGCTCCGCCTCAGGCGGCCGCGAAGCCGCGGGAACGTGTCGTCGAAACCGTGAAAACGGTCGAAGTTCCCGTCGAGCGAACGGTCTACAAGGAAGTCCCGAAGATCGTCGAGGTCGAAAAGGTCGTCCTTCCCGACGTGGCCTTCCGCTTCGACTCCGCCCAACTGACCGATCTCGGCAAGGGCAAGGTTTACCTCGCGGCGCAGC is drawn from Candidatus Zixiibacteriota bacterium and contains these coding sequences:
- a CDS encoding SRPBCC family protein, with protein sequence MKFNQSAQIPVAREPLWEFLMDVPRVAQSLPGVESVTKIDDTTYEGNLKVRVGPIALNLQGKIVVEERDKANWRAALRAEAKDRMAAGAVNGRTRMTLKEIGASQTELLVETDVNILGKIGEFGQPIIRRKADAMLKEFVENIKKQLTAQ
- a CDS encoding lysophospholipid acyltransferase family protein; the encoded protein is MRWVKLFAVLSLWAFFFALVAWAHFWISVLRIPNRWKIVSRLVRSFTLLLRFILNIKVTVLGNEGRLERGGYVIISNHLSYVDGIVLGSIFPVVYVTKKEVKRWPIIGLWNQLCGAIFIDRQHRQKISGVVEEITRKLKQEANVLLFPEGTSTNGDRMLRFQTAPLAGPLRARCVIVPVTLVYKSIEDRPVTAANRDLVYWYGDMDFISHFWRLMAARSVEALVTIQPAVECFRYPDNSAGRKQLAEDCYARVLGQPVGDEAARESAEAGEAGRDGGLLRG
- a CDS encoding GNAT family N-acyltransferase, translating into MPDFDITITTDPGAVREAQRLRFEVFNLEMGRGLKSSYASGLDVDEFDRFCEHLIVREPAGREVIGTYRLLLGSQARRHIGFYSEKEFDLSNIKKLGGELLELGRTCARKDFRDRSLIPLMWETIGDYVRRNHVRFLFGCASLYTADPQQVSEIYALLKRDHYAPERFRVQPLPSCRFENLREDVEIAEEQGLFLKLPSLIKGYLRLGAVVCGPPALDAEFGTTDFFLLLDIGSLQGDYLRRIGVGA
- a CDS encoding enoyl-CoA hydratase/isomerase family protein, whose protein sequence is MAVVSVDRPPLNVLDLETLRELDRALASAAREPSLDVVVLRGAGERAFSAGVDVRDHVKEKVPEMLETVHGVIRRLWSLPQVTLAAVRGLCLGGGCELAMACDLVIASEDSVFATPEIDVGCYPPVALACFSALIGYRRAAEMILTGRRFSAREAHAMGLVSRVYPPAELGSGLEALLTELLEKSSAVLRITLKGLRELSQRDFSAALRRAEEIYRDDLLRTRDVEEGVQAFLEKRKPRWTHG
- a CDS encoding MFS transporter yields the protein MSRKEAFLQKLREIKETDGVLWLISVGHAFTHWCPATFYLMLPFLVTELGLTYGQAGFLITIRAAANFLVNLPAGLLVDLVGQKALLMALALICTGVPYFLVGLSHSFFWVALFMAFVGVGNYLWHPAAISTLSERYPERRGFAIAIHAIGPNVGESIAPLVIGVLLLSLSWRNVLFLNLIPGVIVALLLWRFLFGKLPTRVAASRGLSLGAYLAGLRATARNPSVLLLVVAAGLRSMTQQGLHTFLPIYLTHTLGLSSAAAGLYLSLTQTAGMIGTPIAGTLSDRGGRKRVLTAGLASASAVLVVLAVFRVTWLFVTALALLGFFLYAVRPVIWAWVLDLAPKELGGTMVSFFSASQSLLSSLSPVLCGVIADRWGVLAAFYFLAGTILLANLIVLAIPEPRAEPATGLAPSGPVQVPAD
- a CDS encoding OmpA family protein: MRALQVAVVVAALASVPAAKPVQAAPDEYDDSQSHPLRVAAYLVHPGGVLLEWVIFRPLHLLVSGTEFQEKIFGHTPHPPIMADPDKPYGAMQSAPRRGSAPPQAAAKPRERVVETVKTVEVPVERTVYKEVPKIVEVEKVVLPDVAFRFDSAQLTDLGKGKVYLAAQRLKEKSDLTVVIEGHADEVGSEEYNRRLGLRRAQAVLAELQALGIDPARVTAVSQGESRPLIDQPTSWARAVNRRVEFQVKGK